The Longimicrobiales bacterium genome includes the window GGCTTGGCACAGTGACCTTCGACCGCCACACTCCACGGCGATGTGCGCAGCAGGCCGGGCGCGTTCTCGGCGGGATCGCTCTTGTCCGTGCCGTACTCGTAGAAGTTGTTGTAGGACGTAATGTCCTTCAGCGGCGTGACCTTCTCCTGCTCCTCCGCCCCTGCCATATCGTCTTCGGATGTGCACGCGGCGAGACCCCCCGGCGTCAGGGACGCCGCGACGGCGCCCGTCGCGCCCAGGCGCAGGAACCTGCGCCGGTCAAGATAGACGGACTCGGGCGTGATCTCGGACGAGGGAATGTCGGCTGGCTTCCGGATGTGCATCACGGCTCCTGGTCGAGTGGGGTGCACTGATAATAAAGCGTCGCCGGGCTACGGTTCCAGTCGGGCGGTCCTGCGACCCTTGCAGGGCACGGGATGGAGGGCGGAAGGTCGGTCTGAAATGAGGACTGGCGCAGGATATGGGCGGAGACCGGTGGGGTGTGACGGAAAGGGGCGGAGCACGCTGGCTCCGCCCCCGTCGCGCTTCCTAGTAGGTTCGGCCGAGCGGGATCGAGTAGCCGGCCGTGATGTAGGCCGAGCGGTTCTTGAGCTCAACGGCGTCCGCCATGTCGCTGATGTTCGTCAGACCCCAGGTGTAGCGACCCTCGAGGAGGAGCGCGCCCGGACCCATTGCGAACGCGAAGCCACCGCCGGCGCTGAGGCCGATGTCGATGTCCTTCCTCTCGATGGGCCCATCGGGAACCGTGGGATCATCGCAGTCGATGTCGCCACCGGCACCGGAGAATTCGCAGCCGATGTCGAAGGCAAACTCGGGACCGCCGATGATGTACGGCGCGAACGACGAGCCGTACGTCAGCGGCAGATGCAGCAGGATCGGCACAGCGATGTACTCGATCTTGATCGCCTCGTCCTCGCCGCCATCGCCGCCGTCGAACTCGGCGCCCTTCGTGACCGAGAGGATCTCCGGCTGAATGCCGAGCCGGCCGAAGCCGAAGCGGATGAAGCCACCACCCACGAAGCCGGTGTTCCAGTCGGAGTCACCGGTGGTGCCGTCGATGCTCAGGTTGGAGAGGGACGCGCCGAGCTTGACGCCGATCGTCTGAGCGTCAGCGGCGGATGCGGAGAATGCAAGCGCTGCAGCGCCAGAAAAAAAAGCAATAGCAAATCGTCTCATGATCATACCTGTCTGGTGAATGGCCGCTGCCCTCGCGGCGTGCGGCCGTGCGCGACGGTGCTTGTCGTGACCTGTCGCAGGATCAAGCACACCAATATCTTGCGACATTCTGCCACCTGTTCTGCACCGTCGAACTATAACGCACGAATGGAGGAAACGGTGACGGCGCTGTGCCGCTCCCGGGGCCAGATGCGCGGAAATTGGCGTGCGTGCCCGGTTTCCCGTGATGAGCCGATCGTGGCCGCACCCGATTCGGTTGCAACTCATGTCTGAAGGGAAGGCGGAAGCGGTGAGTCTTGCCCGCGCGCTCTCCAAGCTCGGCTGGTGCTCGCGAGCGCAGGCGTTGAAGCTCGTCAGCGCGGGTCGTGTCACGGTCGACGGGCGGTCGGTGACGGATCCGTCATTCCGGGTTGACATGCGCCGTGCGCGCATTGCCGTGGATGGCGAGCCCGTCCGTGCGGGCGAGCGTGTCTACCTCATGATGCACAAGCTCGCCGGATACGTGACCACGACATCCGACGAACGAGGCCGGCCGACCGTCCACGATCTGCTGCCGCGCGATGTGCAGCGGGTCAACGCCGTGGGCCGGCTGGATCTCGGCAGTGAGGGCCTGCTGCTGTTCACGAACGACACGCGCTGGGCGGACCGCATCCTGGATCCGTCCACTCACATGGACAAGCGATACGAGGTGGAGCTGTCGCGTCCGCTGGCGGATGCGGACATCGACCGTGCGATCGCGGGTGTCGACGCGGGACGCGGCGAGGTGCTGGGGTTCAGGGCGGTTTCCCGGATGGACCGCGGCGCGCAGTGGATCGAGGTGGTGCTGGATGAAGGGAAGAACCGGCAGATCAGGCGGGTGCTCGAGTCGCTGGGATACGACGTGGTTCGTCTGATCCGCACTGCGATCGGGCCGGTGCGGCTCGGCAGTCTGGAGCCGGGCGCGGTTCGGTCGCTGACGACGGCGGAGAAGCAGTCGCTGGACTGAGCCGGACGCGGCACCCCTTCTGCAAAACGGCTCATCCTCCCATTCTACATACCCGTGTTGCGTGCAGTCAGCCGCGGCGCGGGACACGGCGCAGCTCCCATAAGCCGTTTTGCAGAAGGGGTGCCGCGTCCGACTGCCACTTCAACAGTGAACTGCAATGATGCCCGCCTCCCGCAGACTGCTGTGCCATCCGGCACTCCTCGCGCTCCTGCTCACGGCCACGTCCGTCGCGCCCGCTGCGCCGCAGGGCCTGTCCACGTCGAATGCCGGGCCGGCCAACGGTACGACGCGGCTGCTGCGCCAGCCGACGCTCAGTGCGTCGCATGTCGCGTTCGCGTATGGCAACGACCTCTGGGTTGCGTCACGCACGGGCGGCGCCGCGCGCCGGCTGACGAGTTTCCCCGGCGAGGAGACGCATCCGCATTTTTCGCCGGATGGCCGGACGATCGCGTTCAGCGCGCAGTACGGCGGCA containing:
- a CDS encoding porin family protein, whose protein sequence is MRRFAIAFFSGAAALAFSASAADAQTIGVKLGASLSNLSIDGTTGDSDWNTGFVGGGFIRFGFGRLGIQPEILSVTKGAEFDGGDGGEDEAIKIEYIAVPILLHLPLTYGSSFAPYIIGGPEFAFDIGCEFSGAGGDIDCDDPTVPDGPIERKDIDIGLSAGGGFAFAMGPGALLLEGRYTWGLTNISDMADAVELKNRSAYITAGYSIPLGRTY
- a CDS encoding pseudouridine synthase, whose amino-acid sequence is MSEGKAEAVSLARALSKLGWCSRAQALKLVSAGRVTVDGRSVTDPSFRVDMRRARIAVDGEPVRAGERVYLMMHKLAGYVTTTSDERGRPTVHDLLPRDVQRVNAVGRLDLGSEGLLLFTNDTRWADRILDPSTHMDKRYEVELSRPLADADIDRAIAGVDAGRGEVLGFRAVSRMDRGAQWIEVVLDEGKNRQIRRVLESLGYDVVRLIRTAIGPVRLGSLEPGAVRSLTTAEKQSLD